In Paenibacillus stellifer, the DNA window AGTCGAGAAAACGCCGGTCCATTACGAACGGTTCATCCGATGGATAGCCGATGCCGACGATCATGGCGGGCTTCAGTCCCTTGGGATGCCTTGTCTGAAGCGTCATGGCTTCGGCTATTGATCCGAAATAGGCATTCATGTCAACCGTATAAAGAACGGGAAAGCCTTCTTCAGGAGGCGGCATGGAAGGCGGATAGACGGAGATACGGTATTTGCGGCCAGTGATTGCCGAGCTGAAATCAAAGACCTCGGTCCTCGGCACGGCATACCGCTGATGGTGCCTGGATGAATCGGCATTCTGATCCTGAAATTCGCTGCTGCGTACCTGTAACGGTTCTTCCAGTAGGGCGGCAGCAGGATACAGCTCGCGGAGCGCCTCCGGAAACTGCCGGGCCATGAACACCAGATCATGCGTCGCCTCATCTTCTATATGAAGCTTTAGCTGGCCGGAATGGAGCGCCTGGCGGCGCCATCGGTCAGCCGTGTCCCGAATACTGCTCAAGGCATGCTTCTGTATGCCTTCTTTATAGATGCCTTCAAGGCTGCCTGCCGAGATATACAACCGGATATCCTGCGAGGGAAGCGGCGACTGCTCCGCAAATGTCCGGAAGCCTTCGAACCAGAAGGAAGGGGAGAGCATTCCGAATCTCCGGAAGGTGTCGGGACGCCGGTAGGCGGCCAGCGCAGTAACAAGTCCGCCAAGCGATCCGCCGATCATTCCCGTGTGCTCCGGTTCGGGGGCAGTCCGGTAATGGGCGTCCACATAGGGCTTGATCCGGTCGGCGATTTCATCGACGTATGCCGGGCCATGACCGCCAAAGGAGGGACGGCCTTCCTTCAGCGCTTCGGCGGGCCAGGGCGAGTAGTCATCGGTCCGGCAGGCCGTTGATATCCCGACCAAAATCAGTTCCTCCAGCCTGCCTTCCCTGAACAGCATCTGTACGAAATTGCAGCTGCTTAGCATGAGCTGGCCGCCATCGTGAATGTATACGGCAGGATAGCGCTTGTTGGAACGGGGATAGGAGGGCGGCAGCCATATCGTAAGCCGTCTGCCGCCGATTTCGATGGAATGGGTAAGTTCCGCCAACACAATAATCGTCCTTTCTTGAGCTGAGTTATGTCCGCCGGCGTCTTGATGCCAGCAGCCAGACAAAGTAGGGAGCGCCGATTACAGACAGCACGATGCCGACCGGCAGTTGGGCCGGGGAGAAGATTGTCCTGCCGATAAAATCTCCGGCGAGAACGAGCGCTGCGCCCAGCAAACCGCTGACCAGAAGCGATCTTCGGTGCGTTAGTCCGGTCAGCCGGACCGCCATATGCGGCGCGATTAAGCCTACGAAGCCGATGCTGCCGGCGACCGCCACCCCGGAGGAGACGAGGCCTACGCTTGCGAGCAGGAGCAGGCCACGTTCCCGGCGGACCGGTACGCCGAGGCTGACAACGCTGCTGTCTCCCATCCGGAACAGGTCCAGTGTTCGGGTCTTGGACAGAAGCAGCGGCGTCAGCAGCAGGGTCCATGGAAGCACGGATGCCACGAAGAGCCAGTTGGCCGAATTCAGATTGCCGGACAGCCAGGCTGCGGCCCGTTCGAAATCATTCGGGTTCATTTTAAGCGAGGCATACAGCGTTACGGCGGAGAACCCTGAGGAGACGGCGATTCCGACAAGCAGCAATTTCTGCGGATTAATCCCATCCCGGTCACGGGACAGGAGGAAGATCAATGCGGAGGCAAGCAGTCCTCCGGTCATGCCGAACAGCGGCATCAGCATCACTTGGGCCGTTCCCGAAGGAGGGAGCAGGTCCTTCAGCAACAGCATGAAGATAACGACGAACATGCCGGCTCCCGCATTAATGCCGAGAATACCGGGATCGGCAAGCCCGTTGCGGGTAAGGCTCTGAACGGCTGATCCCGTCAGTCCGAGTCCGAAGCCGAGAAGGGCGCCAAGCGCAATCCGCGGAAGCCGGAATTGAAAGATCACCAGATCATTCTCCCGATGCGCCGAGAGCCGCAGCAGCGAGTTCAGCACCTCGCGCAGGGACAAGCCCATTTCGCCCATGGTAAGGCCGAGGATGATAAACAGAACTATGAACAGGCTGCACCCGAATATAACTATCGAATAGCGCGGCAATGATGAGCTACCCACGGCGACCGCCCCCTTTTCGCCGGATCAAGTAGAGGAAGAACGGGACGCCGAACATCGCGGTCACAACACCGACAGGCGTTTCAAAAGGGTGATTGATCAGTCTCGAAATCAAATCGCAGACTGCCAGAAACAATCCGCCAAGCACACCGGATAGCGGAATGGCCATCCTGTAATCGGCCCCGCCCAGCTTCTTCGCAATATGCGGTATGATGAGGCCGATGAATGCGATTTTGCCGGCGAGCGCTACCGAAATCCCGGTCAGCAGCGCGACGGATATCATCGCAAGTCCTTTGACAAGCCGTACCCGTTGACCAAGCCCCGATGAGATTTCTTCGCCTAGCGAGAGTGCCGATACGGATTTGGCCTGCATGAGAACAAGGACCAGCCCGGCAAGCGCGAAGGGCAGGCAGAGCAGAAGAAGAGTCGGGTCGATCTGGTTCAGACGGGCGTTGTACCAGAAGCTGATACGCTGCGGAATATGATAGTACATCGCGGCGGCATCCGATACACCATTCAGGAACATGCCGATAAGCGTACCCAGTATG includes these proteins:
- a CDS encoding alpha/beta hydrolase, which produces MLAELTHSIEIGGRRLTIWLPPSYPRSNKRYPAVYIHDGGQLMLSSCNFVQMLFREGRLEELILVGISTACRTDDYSPWPAEALKEGRPSFGGHGPAYVDEIADRIKPYVDAHYRTAPEPEHTGMIGGSLGGLVTALAAYRRPDTFRRFGMLSPSFWFEGFRTFAEQSPLPSQDIRLYISAGSLEGIYKEGIQKHALSSIRDTADRWRRQALHSGQLKLHIEDEATHDLVFMARQFPEALRELYPAAALLEEPLQVRSSEFQDQNADSSRHHQRYAVPRTEVFDFSSAITGRKYRISVYPPSMPPPEEGFPVLYTVDMNAYFGSIAEAMTLQTRHPKGLKPAMIVGIGYPSDEPFVMDRRFLDLTIPANPEDLRPDGTPWPANGEAETFLDFFENEIMPMISRRYPAGSGKRSLFGHSLGGFFCLYTLMTRPYLFQTYIAGSPSIWWKDHVLFSMLEDWKCAENRPSAYPAPSVLIAIGSLEKGMMLQDAQQIYEQIKLLEGRELDRVSYHLFAEEGHVSVLHPLISRMLLFISGNAQRIT
- a CDS encoding FecCD family ABC transporter permease, with translation MGSSSLPRYSIVIFGCSLFIVLFIILGLTMGEMGLSLREVLNSLLRLSAHRENDLVIFQFRLPRIALGALLGFGLGLTGSAVQSLTRNGLADPGILGINAGAGMFVVIFMLLLKDLLPPSGTAQVMLMPLFGMTGGLLASALIFLLSRDRDGINPQKLLLVGIAVSSGFSAVTLYASLKMNPNDFERAAAWLSGNLNSANWLFVASVLPWTLLLTPLLLSKTRTLDLFRMGDSSVVSLGVPVRRERGLLLLASVGLVSSGVAVAGSIGFVGLIAPHMAVRLTGLTHRRSLLVSGLLGAALVLAGDFIGRTIFSPAQLPVGIVLSVIGAPYFVWLLASRRRRT
- a CDS encoding FecCD family ABC transporter permease, encoding MELGIRSNRLPAAIFAIAPAAAVLTVVLSIIYGAADISAAEVWQAVFAFDQGNINHQIIIHSRLPRACGALLIGACLAVSGAVMQGITRNDLASPSLLGVSDGSVFAVTFCMIYFPQISGGSLVLVSMIGSLLGALLVFGLARLIPGAESPVTLAILGTLIGMFLNGVSDAAAMYYHIPQRISFWYNARLNQIDPTLLLLCLPFALAGLVLVLMQAKSVSALSLGEEISSGLGQRVRLVKGLAMISVALLTGISVALAGKIAFIGLIIPHIAKKLGGADYRMAIPLSGVLGGLFLAVCDLISRLINHPFETPVGVVTAMFGVPFFLYLIRRKGGGRRG